One Sphingobacteruim zhuxiongii DNA window includes the following coding sequences:
- a CDS encoding multicopper oxidase family protein, translating to MKKLRTSSILSVLLLFSLSLFGQMVVKYDLYVKDTLVNYGNKTKRAIAVNGMIPMPTLTFTEGDTAEIHVHNEMDEPTSLHWHGIYLPNPEDGVPFLTQMPIKPRSTYIYRFPIIQNGTHWYHSHTGMQEQIGMYGALVLKKKDEDKTNRKGIDDLPTIPIVLSEWTDLNPDNVHRMLHNANDWFAIKKNATQSYAEAIKAGHFKTKVANEWKRMLAMDVSDVYYDRFLINGQSEQSFKDFKAGDKVRLRVINAGASSYFWLTYAGGKITVVANDGNDVEPVKVDRLLIAVSETYDVVVEIPENGFAYEFMATPEDRTKNTSIYLGDGIKQLVAPLPKLKYFEGMKMMNAMMKMNGDLDDMGMKMSLQKMDMNTVMYPETVESASGHKDHRTSAKHGEMHSDTHNQSDNISPKIVTLNYGMLRSPTSTKFPEGTTVRELKFELTGNMNRYVWSMDNKVLSEVDKIKIKKGEALRIVLYNNSMMRHPMHLHGHDFRVLNGQGDHAPLKNVLDIMPMETDTIEFESNVDGDWFFHCHILYHMMAGMNRVFSTEDQPENPKLLHKDKAYRMLQQESNMPHFMIQNDFASNGNDGELMLQNTRWQLSSEWRLGYQAMHGYEVETHIGRFTDRMQWFMPFIGFDWRYRNMETHGPETNLFGQKNSKNDRALMSIGFAYTLPMLIRFQAEVYHDGNLRLQLMREDIPISKRIRAGFMVNSDKEYMGDLKYILTRHMGIRTHYDSDMGFGVGLSLNY from the coding sequence ATGAAAAAGCTAAGAACCTCTTCGATACTTAGCGTGCTACTGCTTTTCAGCCTTTCATTATTTGGACAAATGGTTGTTAAGTACGACTTGTATGTTAAGGACACGCTAGTCAACTATGGAAATAAAACAAAACGCGCTATCGCGGTCAATGGTATGATTCCGATGCCAACCCTTACATTTACCGAAGGAGATACGGCGGAGATACATGTTCACAACGAAATGGACGAACCTACTTCCCTACATTGGCATGGAATCTACCTCCCCAATCCTGAAGATGGTGTTCCCTTTCTAACGCAGATGCCGATTAAGCCTCGAAGTACCTATATCTATCGCTTTCCTATAATTCAAAACGGAACGCATTGGTACCACAGCCATACTGGAATGCAAGAGCAAATTGGAATGTATGGAGCCTTAGTCTTGAAGAAAAAAGACGAAGATAAAACAAACAGGAAGGGTATTGACGACTTACCGACCATCCCTATTGTTCTGAGTGAATGGACAGATCTAAATCCTGACAATGTGCATAGAATGTTGCACAACGCGAATGATTGGTTTGCCATTAAAAAGAATGCAACACAGAGTTATGCTGAGGCCATAAAAGCGGGTCATTTCAAAACAAAAGTCGCCAATGAATGGAAACGTATGTTAGCGATGGACGTCAGTGATGTGTACTACGACCGATTCCTTATCAACGGTCAGAGCGAGCAATCCTTTAAGGATTTTAAAGCTGGCGACAAAGTTCGTCTACGCGTAATCAATGCAGGCGCATCTTCCTATTTTTGGTTGACCTATGCTGGTGGAAAGATAACTGTTGTTGCTAACGACGGAAACGATGTAGAACCCGTAAAAGTAGACCGCCTGTTGATTGCTGTTTCAGAAACTTACGATGTTGTTGTTGAAATACCAGAGAATGGATTCGCATATGAGTTTATGGCAACCCCGGAAGATCGCACAAAAAACACATCAATTTACTTAGGCGATGGCATCAAACAGCTTGTCGCTCCTCTCCCTAAATTAAAATATTTCGAGGGGATGAAGATGATGAATGCAATGATGAAGATGAACGGCGACCTAGATGATATGGGTATGAAGATGTCTTTGCAAAAGATGGATATGAATACCGTCATGTATCCAGAAACTGTAGAATCGGCAAGCGGGCATAAAGATCACAGGACCTCTGCAAAACACGGAGAGATGCACAGCGATACACATAACCAATCTGATAACATCAGTCCTAAAATTGTCACGCTAAATTATGGTATGCTCCGTTCTCCTACTTCGACAAAATTCCCAGAAGGAACTACGGTTCGGGAACTAAAATTCGAATTAACGGGTAACATGAATCGATATGTATGGAGCATGGATAACAAGGTTCTTTCTGAAGTTGATAAGATAAAAATCAAAAAAGGGGAAGCGCTACGTATTGTTCTTTACAACAATTCAATGATGCGACATCCTATGCACTTACACGGACATGATTTTCGTGTACTCAATGGACAAGGTGATCACGCTCCTTTAAAGAATGTATTGGATATTATGCCGATGGAAACCGACACGATTGAGTTCGAATCGAATGTTGATGGAGATTGGTTTTTTCATTGTCATATACTCTATCACATGATGGCGGGAATGAACCGCGTGTTTAGCACTGAGGATCAGCCGGAGAATCCAAAACTACTCCATAAAGATAAAGCTTACCGAATGCTTCAACAGGAAAGTAATATGCCCCATTTTATGATACAGAATGACTTTGCATCCAATGGTAATGATGGAGAACTCATGCTACAGAATACGAGATGGCAGCTATCAAGCGAGTGGCGCTTAGGCTATCAGGCTATGCATGGTTATGAAGTTGAAACCCATATAGGCCGATTTACCGATCGCATGCAATGGTTTATGCCTTTTATAGGATTTGATTGGCGGTATAGAAATATGGAAACACATGGTCCAGAAACTAATCTCTTTGGACAGAAAAACAGTAAAAATGACCGCGCTTTAATGTCAATTGGATTTGCCTATACGCTACCTATGTTAATACGATTTCAAGCAGAAGTTTATCATGATGGAAATCTACGATTACAGTTGATGCGTGAAGATATTCCTATTTCTAAAAGAATTAGAGCTGGTTTTATGGTTAACTCCGATAAAGAGTATATGGGTGATTTAAAATATATCTTAACGCGGCATATGGGTATCCGAACTCACTATGATTCCGACATGGGATTTGGTGTTGGATTATCGCTTAACTATTAA
- a CDS encoding DUF3347 domain-containing protein has product MKNLKALIASTFIVLFTISSQAQIKNAVTSTVEINGNCGMCKKTIETAAYEPKIAKAEWDEDTHMAVLTFDANKTSEEAILKKIAQAGYDNQSFRAPDDVYAKLHECCRYDRAHTIATDDPIVHDQTGHQHHQDASNNQNNTVQNQQTQSSESNNQLDPVFKSYINLKNALLASDSKSAQSAAQTLKKSITSIDMSTLNTSVHELWMKVIRSLENETTAIEKATDLTKQRNSFMNLSNQIYSLAKVSKTTIPLYLQFCPMANAGKGAHWLSLEEEIKNPYYGSKMMTCGEVKEKI; this is encoded by the coding sequence ATGAAAAATTTAAAGGCATTAATCGCCTCTACCTTTATCGTGTTGTTCACGATTTCTTCCCAAGCGCAAATTAAGAATGCAGTAACGAGTACCGTTGAAATCAATGGTAATTGTGGGATGTGTAAAAAGACAATAGAAACCGCAGCTTATGAACCCAAGATAGCCAAAGCAGAATGGGATGAAGATACCCATATGGCCGTTTTGACGTTTGACGCTAACAAAACATCGGAAGAAGCAATTTTGAAGAAGATTGCCCAAGCCGGATATGATAACCAGTCTTTCCGAGCTCCCGACGATGTATATGCGAAATTGCATGAATGTTGTCGCTATGACCGTGCTCATACGATAGCAACAGACGATCCTATTGTACACGATCAGACCGGGCACCAGCATCATCAAGATGCGAGCAACAATCAAAATAATACCGTTCAAAATCAACAAACACAATCATCTGAATCAAACAATCAATTAGACCCTGTTTTTAAGAGCTATATCAACCTTAAAAACGCATTGCTTGCATCTGACAGTAAATCAGCTCAAAGTGCCGCACAGACCTTGAAAAAGAGCATCACTTCGATCGATATGTCAACGCTTAACACTTCGGTTCATGAGCTATGGATGAAGGTTATAAGAAGTTTAGAAAATGAAACTACTGCAATTGAAAAGGCGACAGATCTGACCAAGCAAAGAAATAGCTTCATGAACCTATCGAACCAGATCTATTCGCTAGCAAAGGTTTCGAAAACTACAATCCCCTTATATTTACAATTTTGTCCGATGGCAAACGCTGGCAAAGGTGCTCATTGGTTGAGTTTAGAAGAAGAGATTAAAAATCCTTATTACGGTTCAAAAATGATGACCTGTGGTGAAGTAAAAGAAAAAATCTAA
- a CDS encoding methyltransferase domain-containing protein, which translates to MERNKTLLNPESTQSFWNTRWENKQTGWDIGYAAPAISKYIDSITDKNIKILIPGCGNAYEASYLLEKGFTNVTLIDIAPIAVLNARNKFKDHPEVSIIEGDFFELEAQFDLIIEQTFFCAIDPSLRPQYIQKMASLLVPQGRLVGLLFNTDFEKEGPPFGGHIAEYHPAFSAYFDIHKMEESYNSIKPRAGSELFINLQKH; encoded by the coding sequence ATGGAACGAAATAAGACACTATTGAATCCTGAATCTACCCAATCCTTTTGGAATACGCGCTGGGAGAATAAGCAGACTGGTTGGGATATAGGCTATGCCGCTCCCGCTATTTCCAAATACATCGATAGCATTACTGATAAAAATATTAAGATTCTCATTCCAGGTTGCGGAAATGCTTATGAAGCATCTTATCTCCTGGAAAAAGGGTTTACAAACGTTACGTTGATAGATATTGCTCCCATTGCCGTTTTAAATGCGCGAAACAAGTTTAAAGATCATCCGGAGGTCTCTATTATAGAAGGTGATTTTTTCGAACTCGAGGCTCAATTTGATCTAATTATAGAGCAAACATTCTTCTGTGCGATCGATCCAAGTTTACGACCACAGTACATCCAGAAGATGGCTAGCCTACTAGTACCACAAGGACGATTAGTTGGTTTGCTTTTTAACACCGACTTTGAGAAAGAAGGACCTCCTTTCGGCGGACATATCGCTGAATATCATCCTGCTTTTTCCGCATATTTTGATATCCACAAGATGGAGGAGAGCTATAATAGCATTAAACCGCGCGCTGGATCTGAATTATTTATTAACTTGCAGAAACATTAA
- a CDS encoding metalloprotease family protein: MDIDLSNYHKKQLTIDLVKANTLGCLAIIPIAIIYLIPYFLIWSDQFTLDSMKETAKSIASGASILKGFGFLLILFVGVIVHELIHGLTWSIYAKGGHKSMKYGILAKMLTPYCHCKEPLKLKHYIIGGAMPGIILGVIPAIIAIAIGNPTLLALAIIFKLVAIGDAMIIDLIRKEDPESLVLDHPSEAGCYILREKEEPEDKSETFNTWNNIAELYENKFMDLTIYDETYKNLLDHLVLSHNRILDIGCGPGNISRFIHQHNPNIKLLGVDIAENMLELARKNVPEGDFHLLDARAIGLIDGKFDAVIAGFCIPYLNEMETQQFFDDVADKLSKYGLFYVSFVEGEPSKPEVKTNPLGSVKFYYHRQKSLIEMLKQRDFKLVNTSIVPYTDGDEHTVMLFKKN; the protein is encoded by the coding sequence ATGGACATTGACCTATCAAACTACCATAAGAAACAACTGACAATTGATTTAGTAAAAGCCAATACGCTTGGCTGCTTGGCAATTATTCCAATTGCCATCATATACTTGATTCCCTATTTTCTAATTTGGTCCGATCAATTTACCCTGGATTCGATGAAAGAGACCGCGAAGTCGATTGCATCGGGTGCATCAATTTTAAAAGGCTTTGGTTTCCTCTTAATTCTATTTGTTGGAGTTATTGTTCATGAATTGATACATGGACTTACTTGGAGTATATATGCTAAGGGAGGACACAAATCGATGAAATATGGAATATTAGCAAAAATGTTGACCCCCTACTGCCATTGTAAAGAACCCCTGAAACTAAAACATTATATCATCGGCGGTGCAATGCCCGGCATTATCTTAGGCGTGATACCTGCTATTATCGCTATAGCAATTGGTAATCCAACCCTCCTTGCGCTCGCAATAATTTTTAAGCTCGTTGCAATTGGCGATGCGATGATTATTGACCTGATTCGTAAAGAAGATCCTGAAAGCCTTGTACTAGATCATCCGAGTGAAGCAGGCTGTTATATCCTCCGAGAAAAGGAAGAACCTGAAGATAAAAGTGAAACCTTTAATACATGGAATAATATAGCGGAGCTCTATGAAAATAAGTTCATGGATCTGACGATTTACGATGAGACCTACAAAAACCTATTGGATCATCTCGTACTTAGTCATAATCGCATCTTAGACATCGGATGCGGTCCGGGAAATATTTCTCGGTTTATACATCAGCATAACCCGAATATCAAATTGCTAGGCGTCGATATTGCTGAAAATATGTTGGAGCTTGCTCGTAAAAATGTACCTGAGGGAGATTTTCATCTATTAGATGCCCGCGCTATTGGATTGATAGATGGCAAATTCGATGCGGTCATTGCAGGCTTTTGTATCCCCTATCTGAACGAAATGGAAACTCAGCAATTCTTTGACGATGTCGCTGATAAGCTTTCAAAATACGGTTTGTTTTATGTGTCCTTTGTAGAAGGCGAACCTTCCAAACCTGAGGTCAAAACCAATCCATTAGGTTCAGTAAAGTTTTATTACCATCGTCAAAAAAGCTTGATAGAAATGCTCAAACAAAGGGATTTTAAGCTAGTGAACACTTCGATTGTCCCGTATACAGATGGAGACGAACACACAGTAATGCTTTTCAAGAAAAATTAA
- a CDS encoding GNAT family N-acetyltransferase, producing MKELNIRPYQVDDYELVLRLFNTNVPSYFAEEERNDLIEYLNNEREEYFVIEQDTHLVGAGGINYKGNDAYISWDFVDASLQGLGIGKQLLSHRLEIIKSNKTVERIIVRTSQFAFKFYEKNGFVAIETHKDYWAPGIDMIYMTYKDKKVNNGH from the coding sequence ATGAAAGAATTGAATATTAGACCCTATCAAGTCGATGACTATGAATTGGTCTTGCGTTTGTTTAATACGAACGTACCGAGCTATTTTGCAGAAGAAGAACGCAATGACTTAATCGAATACCTAAATAATGAACGTGAGGAATATTTTGTAATCGAACAAGATACTCATCTCGTTGGAGCTGGAGGAATCAACTATAAAGGCAATGATGCATATATCAGTTGGGACTTTGTCGACGCCTCACTTCAGGGATTAGGAATTGGAAAGCAGCTATTATCTCATCGTTTAGAAATAATCAAATCCAATAAAACCGTCGAAAGAATCATTGTGCGAACCTCTCAATTCGCATTTAAATTCTATGAGAAAAACGGTTTTGTTGCCATTGAAACACACAAAGACTATTGGGCTCCTGGCATCGATATGATTTACATGACATATAAGGATAAAAAAGTAAATAATGGACATTGA
- a CDS encoding DUF695 domain-containing protein, translating to MSIFNKLFKGNSERVSEIQSIVDFWKWFNDHEKEFYKAVQDGKNIEGQFFVPLAEQLSKLHERIYFLVGIHKETKVAELTLTPDAIVRNIAFIEDLVKEAPSLDSWRFIALKEASDIKDFGIKMNNRNYSSDNLKFYPIEHPAFPDQIDLVLVYELYDANLHEEIYNGVCIFLDNALGELKSITSIDNVSVVGPDQEHPDLIPLEKLNAYLTWREKEFVEKYDKITHNSQDDVYSSFEGELEDGLPIFAIVNKTLLDWDYKASHPWVLLIMIHYDGIPENGLPDDATYELMDRLEDDVSNRLPETEGYLNILRETGNGLREINMVCRDFRTPSRVMTEIVKKYANNFKVEFDIYKDKYWHSFDKFKE from the coding sequence ATGAGCATATTTAATAAGCTTTTTAAAGGTAATTCTGAGCGAGTAAGCGAAATTCAATCTATTGTAGATTTCTGGAAATGGTTCAATGATCATGAAAAAGAATTCTACAAAGCAGTTCAAGACGGAAAGAACATAGAAGGTCAATTCTTTGTCCCTCTAGCGGAGCAGCTATCGAAACTACATGAGCGTATTTATTTTCTTGTAGGAATTCATAAGGAAACAAAAGTTGCTGAACTAACACTCACGCCTGATGCAATTGTAAGAAATATTGCATTTATCGAAGATCTTGTAAAAGAAGCCCCTTCTTTAGACTCTTGGCGCTTTATTGCGTTAAAAGAAGCGAGCGACATCAAGGATTTTGGTATTAAAATGAATAATAGGAATTACAGCAGTGATAATCTAAAATTCTATCCTATTGAACATCCGGCCTTTCCCGATCAAATCGATTTGGTTCTTGTTTATGAGCTTTATGACGCTAATCTTCATGAGGAAATTTATAATGGTGTTTGCATATTTTTAGACAATGCACTCGGCGAGTTGAAGTCCATAACGAGTATCGACAACGTATCAGTAGTGGGTCCAGATCAAGAACATCCCGATCTTATTCCCTTAGAAAAATTAAATGCTTACCTTACATGGCGCGAGAAAGAATTTGTTGAGAAATACGATAAGATAACACATAATAGTCAGGACGATGTGTACTCCTCTTTTGAAGGCGAACTTGAAGATGGTCTGCCGATTTTCGCCATCGTAAATAAGACTTTGTTGGATTGGGATTATAAAGCTTCGCACCCTTGGGTTTTACTTATCATGATTCATTATGATGGAATACCAGAGAATGGGTTACCCGATGATGCAACATACGAGTTGATGGATAGATTAGAGGATGATGTTAGCAACAGGCTTCCCGAGACAGAGGGATACCTCAACATACTCCGAGAAACAGGCAATGGGCTCCGTGAAATAAACATGGTCTGCCGAGACTTCCGAACACCCTCACGAGTGATGACGGAAATCGTCAAGAAATATGCGAATAACTTTAAAGTAGAATTCGATATATACAAAGACAAGTATTGGCATAGTTTCGATAAATTCAAGGAATAG
- a CDS encoding DUF5606 family protein, translated as MNLRGLVSVTGKPGLFKLIGQNKGGFILESLDKAKIKSVVNLSTTKMATLEDITIYGEDDEIRLIDVFEAIKGNEGNTPEVKADGDTLRNFFREVAPGHDEQRVYSSDIKKIISWYNIIKELPLFEEEAPAPLA; from the coding sequence ATGAATTTAAGAGGATTAGTTTCAGTAACTGGTAAGCCAGGTTTATTCAAGTTAATTGGACAAAACAAAGGTGGTTTCATTTTAGAAAGCTTAGACAAGGCGAAGATTAAATCTGTTGTCAATCTGTCAACGACTAAGATGGCAACTTTGGAAGATATCACAATATACGGTGAAGACGATGAAATTCGTTTGATTGATGTATTCGAAGCAATCAAAGGAAATGAAGGCAATACACCGGAAGTAAAAGCTGATGGAGATACTTTGAGAAATTTCTTCAGAGAAGTTGCTCCAGGTCATGACGAACAAAGAGTATATTCTTCTGATATTAAAAAAATAATTTCTTGGTACAATATCATCAAAGAATTACCATTATTTGAAGAAGAAGCACCCGCTCCTTTAGCATAA
- a CDS encoding peptidylprolyl isomerase: MSKAIIKTEKGDMTVQFYTEDAPNTVANFIKLAKSGYYDGLTFHRVIPDFVIQGGCPNTREGATGMPGTGGPGYKIDCELEGGNQHHDRGVLSMAHAGRNTGGSQFFVCHSRNNTAHLDRNHTCFGKVIENVDVVDDIRQGDRILAVEIIED, translated from the coding sequence ATGAGTAAAGCAATTATCAAAACAGAAAAAGGTGATATGACTGTGCAATTTTACACAGAAGATGCACCAAATACAGTAGCGAACTTTATTAAATTGGCTAAATCAGGATATTATGATGGTTTAACTTTTCACCGTGTAATTCCAGACTTCGTTATTCAAGGCGGATGTCCAAATACACGTGAAGGTGCAACAGGTATGCCAGGTACTGGTGGTCCAGGATATAAAATCGATTGTGAACTAGAAGGTGGCAACCAACACCACGATCGTGGCGTATTGTCAATGGCTCATGCTGGTCGTAATACTGGTGGATCACAATTTTTTGTATGCCATAGTCGCAATAATACTGCTCACTTAGACAGAAATCACACTTGTTTCGGTAAAGTAATTGAGAATGTAGATGTAGTTGATGATATCCGTCAAGGTGATCGTATTCTTGCAGTAGAAATTATTGAAGATTAA